One Vespa velutina chromosome 19, iVesVel2.1, whole genome shotgun sequence DNA segment encodes these proteins:
- the LOC124955869 gene encoding neural-cadherin isoform X11, translating into MVDPLKLFWVITNSTYLVTKFIRIGIADKNDNPPYFDKSLYEAEVDENEDIQHTVLTVTAKDHDESSRIRYEITSGNVGGAFAVKNMTGAIYVAGVLDYETRKRYELRLTASDSLEENNTTVVIHVKDVNDNPPVFERPNYRTQITEEDDRNLPKRVLGVTATDGDKDRPQNIVYFLTGQGIDPDNPANSKFDINRTTGEIFVLKPLDRDQPNGRPQWRFTVFAQDEGGEGLVGYADVQVNLKDINDNAPIFPQGVYFGNVTENGTAGMVVMTMTAVDYDDPSEGTNAKLVYSIEKNVIEEETGTPIFEIESETGVIKTAVCCLDRERTPDYSIQVVAADGGGLKGTGTASIRVKDINDMPPQFTKEEWFTEVDETEGPDLPEMPILTVTVHDEDETNKFQYKVIESSGYGADKFTMVRNNDGTGSLKIVQSLDYEDQLQSNGFRFRIQVNDKGEDNDNDKYHVAYSWVVVKLRDINDNQPQFERANIEATVPENARIGNTLETFKATDPDQGGKSKVSYSIDRSSDRKRQFFINENGTVSIQRSLDREETPRHQVKILAIDDGIPPKTATATLTVIVQDINDNPPRFLKDYRPILQEHLQTRKVVEILATDDDDRSKSNGPPFTFRMDPNADDIIRASFRVESDNKGANGDGMAIVSSLRSFDREQQKEYLIPIVIKDSGNPSMSGTSTLTVIIGDSNDNKMQPGSKDIFVYNYAGQSPDTEIGRVYVYDLDDWDLPDKKFYWEGLEHAQFKLDEDTGMIYMKSGTHDGRYHLRFKVYDRKHTQTDVPANVTVNVKSIPHEAVLNSGSVRISGITDEDFIRVWDYRSQNLSRSKADLFREKLAHLLNIEREYVDVFSVQLRRMHPPLTDVRFAAHGSPYYKPVRLNGIVLMHREEIEKDVGINITMVGIDECYYENEMCEGSCTNTLDISSLPYMVNANKTALVGVRVDVIAECTCGARNFSKSESCRSSPCYNGGRCVEGRFGLSCQCPSGYNGPRCQQTARSFRGNGWAWYPALEMCDNSHLSFEFITRKSDGLLLYNGPIVPPESDEIMVSDFISVELERGIPRLLIDFGSGTLELKVKPKRTLDDGEWHRLDIFWNTETVKLIIDYCKSAEISELEDGTPSEFNDTSCQAQGTVPPFNEYLNVNAPLQIGGLYVEQFDPTHYKWKHMPVGKGFDGCIKNLFHNSKLYDLAHPGLSRNSVSGCPQTEEICSHQELTFRCWEHGTCVGNFSEARCQCNPGWTGPGCMTQTIPTTFKPQSYVKYALSFEPDKYSTQVQLRFRTREVHGELFRVSDQHNREYAILEIKDSRLHFRYNLNSLRTEERDIWLSAIAVDDGQWHTVRVSRYGSAATLELDGGEGRRFNETFSFEGHQWLLVDKQEGIYAGGKAEYTGVRTFEVYADYQKGCLDDIRLEGKHLPLPPAMNGTPWGQATMARNLERNCPSNKPCANVICPEPFECIDLWNEYDCTCGEGRIPSPDNKGCMDKNECIDYPCLNGGRCINQDPRYRYRCICPEGFWGENCELVQEGQTLKLSMGALAAILVCLLIILVLVLVFVVYNRRREAHIKYPGPDDDVRENIINYDDEGGGEDDMTAFDITPLQIPIGGPIPEMGGKLPPCKVAYPLGPEPNVGIFIEDHKKRADSDPNAPPFDDLRNYAYEGGGSTAGSLSSLASGTDDEQHEYEYLGAWGPRFDKLADMYGPTTEESEEED; encoded by the exons tAACTAAATTCATCCGGATTGGAATAGCCGACAAGAACGACAACCCGCCTTACTTCGACAAAAGCCTCTACGAGGCTGAGGTAGACGAGAATGAGGACATTCAACATACAGTTCTTACTGTCACCGCCAAAGACCACGACGAGT CCTCGCGTATTCGATACGAGATTACGAGCGGTAACGTAGGCGGTGCTTTTGCTGTGAAGAACATGACCGGCGCAATTTATGTCGCCGGTGTTTTGGATTATGAAACCAGAAAAAGG taCGAACTTCGTCTCACAGCATCGGATAGCTTGGAAGAGAATAATACAACGGTCGTTATACACGTGAAGGATGTAAATGATAATCCACCTGTCTTTGAAAGACCGAATTATAGAACACAAATCACAGAGGAAGATGATAGGAATTTACCAAAACGAGTACTCGGG GTCACTGCGACCGACGGGGATAAGGATAGACCTCAAAACATCGTATATTTCTTGACAGGACAGGGAATCGATCCAGACAACCCGGCCAATAGTAAATTTGACATCAATCGGACTACCGGAGAGATTTTCGTTCTCAAA CCACTCGACAGAGATCAACCTAATGGACGACCTCAATGGCGATTTACTGTATTCGCTCAGGACGAGGGTGGGGAAGGTTTAGTAGGATATGCCGATGTACAGGTCAATCtcaaagatattaacgataatgctCCGATATTCCCACAGGGAGTATACTTTGGTAACGTTACCGAAAATGGAACTGCAG GAATGGTCGTAATGACCATGACTGCAGTAGATTATGACGATCCTAGCGAAGGTACAAACGCGAAATTGGTTTACTCCATCGAAAAGAACgttatcgaagaagaaactgGAACTCCCATATTTGAGATCGAATCTGAAACGGGAGTTATAAAGACGGCCGTTTGCTGTTTGGACAGAGAACGTACCCCAGATTATTCTATACAAGTTGTCGCGGCGGATGGAGGGGGGTTAAAAG GTACCGGGACGGCGTCTATACGAGtgaaagatataaatgatatgCCACCACAATTTACAAAAGAAGAATGGTTTACCGAAGTAGATGAAACGGAAGGACCTGATTTACCTGAAATGCCAATACTCACCGTTACTGTTCACGATGAGGATGAAaccaataaatttcaatacaag GTCATCGAAAGTAGTGGATATGGTGCTGACAAATTTACTATGGTAAGAAACAACGATGGTACTGGCTCTTTGAAGATCGTTCAATCTCTCGATTATGAGGATCAATTGCAAAGCAATGGATTTAGATTTAGGATACAGGTGAACGATAAG ggtgaagataatgataatgacaagtATCACGTTGCTTACTCTTGGGTGGTAGTGAAATTAAGGGACATCAACGATAATCAGCCACAATTTGAAAGAGCCAATATTGAAGCAACTGTGCCGGAAAACGCTAGAATCGGAAATACACTCGAAACGTTTAAAGCTACTGATCCTGATCAAGGTGGCAAAAGTAAAGTTTCATATTCTATCGACAGAAGTTCCGACAGGAAAagacaatttttcattaatgagAATGGTACGGTATCCATTCAAAGAAGTCTCGATCGTGAGGAAACTCCTCGTCATcag GTTAAAATCTTGGCTATCGATGATGGTATACCACCAAAAACTGCAACTGCTACTCTCACAGTTATCGTTCaggatataaacgataatccACCTAGATTCCTTAAAGATTATCGACCAATTTTACAAGAACATCTTCAAACGAGAAAAGTCGTCGAGATTTTGGCTACCGACGATGACGACAGATCGAAGAGCAATGGTCCACCATTCACTTTCAGAATGGATCCTAATGCAGACGATATCATCAGAGCTAGTTTCAGAGTCGAAAGCGACAACA AGGGAGCAAACGGAGATGGTATGGCTATAGTTTCGTCGTTAAGATCATTCGATAGGGAACAACAAAAGGAATATTTGATACCGATAGTGATTAAGGATTCTGGAAATCCTTCGATGTCTGGAACCAGTACCTTGACTGTTATAATCGGCGATagtaatgacaataaaatGCAGCCAGGATCTAAAgacatttttgtatataattatgca gGACAATCACCCGATACCGAGATAGGTAGAGTCTACGTCTATGATTTGGACGATTGGGACTTACCAGACAAAAAGTTTTATTGGGAAGGCCTCGAGCATGCACAATTCAAGCTCGATGAAGATACTGGCATGATATATATGAAATCTGGTACTCATGATGGAAGATATCATCTTCGTTTCAAGGTTTACGATCGAAAGCACACACAAACTGATGTCCCTGCGAATGTGACAGTCAATGTGAAAAGTATTCCTCACGAAGCTGTTCTTAATTCTGGCTCTGTTCGGATATCGGGTATAACAGATGAAGATTTCATACGTGTATGGGATTATAgg TCACAAAACTTATCTCGAAGTAAAGCGGATTTATTCCGAGAAAAATTGGCACATTTATTAAACATCGAAAGGGAATACGTTGATGTCTTTAGTGTTCAATTGCGAAGGATGCATCCACCTTTAACCGACGTCAGATTCGCTGCTCATGGTTCTCCTTATTATAAACCTGTTAGGCTCAATGGAATTGTCTTGATGCATCGGGAAGAG attgaaaaggaTGTTGGAATTAACATTACGATGGTCGGTATCGATGAGTGTTATTACGAAAATGAGATGTGCGAAGGCAGTTGCACTAACACACTTGATATCAGTAGTTTACCTTATATGGTTAACGCGAATAAAACTGCTTTGGTGGGAGTAAGAGTCGACGTGATAGCTGAATGTACCTGCGGTGCAAGAAACTTTAGCAAAAGTGAATCCTGTAGAAGCAGTCCTTGCTACAATGGCGGTCGCTGCGTTGAAGGAAGATTTGGATTATC GTGCCAATGTCCTTCCGGATATAATGGGCCTAGATGTCAACAAACAGCAAGAAGTTTTCGTGGGAATGGTTGGGCTTGGTATCCGGCCCTGGAGATGTGCGATAATAGTCATTTaagttttgaatttattacaaGAAAATCGGATGGATTGCTTTTGTACAATGGTCCTATTGTTCCCCCGGAATCTGACGAAATTATGGTGTCTG ACTTTATATCGGTTGAATTAGAACGTGGAATACCAAGGCTTTTAATAGATTTCGGATCTGGTACTTTGGAATTGAAAGTCAAACCTAAAAGGACTTTGGACGATGGAGAATGGCACAGGCTCGATATATTCTGGAATACCGAg ACGGTAAAGCTTATCATCGATTATTGTAAATCTGCCGAGATATCAGAATTAGAAGATGGTACACCTTCGGAGTTTAACGACACGAGTTGCCAAGCTCAAGGCACGGTACCACCGTTCAACGAATACTTGAACGTAAATGCACCGCTTCAAATTGGTGGGCTTTACGTGGAACAATTCGATCCAACTCATTACAAATGGAAACACATGCCAGTAGGGAAAGGGTTTGATGGTTGCATAAAGAATCTATTCCACAATAGCAAACTTTACGATCTGGCTCATCCTGGATTATCAAGGAATAGCGTATCAGGTTGTCCACAAACCGAGGAGATATGTAGCCATCAAGAATTAACGTTCCGTTGTTGGGAACATGGCACCTGCGTTGGTAACTTCTCCGAAGCAAGATGCCAATGTAATCCAGGCTGGACCGGTCCTGGTTGTATGACCCAAACGATACCAACAACGTTCAAGCCACAGAGTTATGTCAAATATGCATTGTCGTTTGAACCTGACAAATATTCGACTCAGGTGCAGTTGAGATTCCGAACTCGGGAGGTGCACGGTGAACTTTTCAGAGTCAGCGATCAGCATAACAGAGAATATGCTATTTTAGAA atcAAGGATAGCCGATTACACTTCAGATACAACTTGAATAGTCTTAGAACAGAGGAACGAGATATTTGGTTAAGTGCGATAGCAGTGGATGATGGTCAATGGCATACCGTCAGAGTATCTAGATATGGCTCAGCAGCGACCTTGGAGTTGGATGGTGGAGAGGGTAGAAGATTCAACGAGACCTTTTCCTTTGAAGGGCATCAATGGCTCTTAGTCGATAAACAAGAAGGAATTTATGCTGGCGGCAAAGCCGAATACACTGGCGTAAGAACGTTCGAAGTCTACGCTGATTATCAAAAag GCTGTTTGGACGATATCAGACTAGAAGGTAAGCATCTTCCATTACCACCGGCTATGAATGGAACACCATGGGGTCAAGCAACAATGGCAAGAAATCTTGAACGAAATTGTCCTTCGAATAAACCCTGCGCTAACGTCATTTGTCCCGAACCTTTTGAATGCATCGATCTCTGGAATGAATACGATTGCAC TTGTGGAGAAGGAAGAATACCATCGCCTGATAACAAAGGTTGCATGGATAAGAACGAATGCATAGATTATCCATGTCTCAACGGTGGTAGATGTATCAATCAAGATCCtcgatatcgatatcgatGCATTTGTCCTGAAGGATTTTGGGGTGAAAATTGTGAATTAGTACAGGAGGGTCAAACATTGAAGCTCAGCATGGGAGCACTTGCAGCTATTTtagtttgtttattaattattcttg TCTTAGTTCTGGTATTCGTCGTCTACAACAGAAGAAGGGAGGCTCATATTAAGTATCCTGGGCCAGACGACGATGtgagagagaatattattaattacgatgACGAAGGAGGTGGGGAAGATGATATGACGGCGTTCGACATAACGCCATTACAGATTCCAATTGGCGGTCCTATTCCAGAAATGGGTGGAAAACTACCACCGTGTAAAGTAGCTT ATCCATTAGGACCAGAGCCTAATGTGGgtatttttatcgaagatcACAAGAAAAGAGCCGACAGTGATCCTAATGCACCACCTTTCGACGATTTACGAAATTATGCGTATGAAGGTGGCGGAAGCACCGCAGGTTCGCTTTCGTCCTTGGCTTCGG GAACAGATGACGAGCAACACGAGTACGAATATTTAGGCGCTTGGGGTCCTAGATTCGACAAACTTGCAGATATGTACGGTCCCACAACAGAAGAAAGCGAGGAAGAGGATTAG